From the Lolium rigidum isolate FL_2022 chromosome 2, APGP_CSIRO_Lrig_0.1, whole genome shotgun sequence genome, one window contains:
- the LOC124689885 gene encoding uncharacterized protein LOC124689885, whose amino-acid sequence MSQPRRPSSTAGGDSIRSWIMCGGHLQRGVGSLVREHPCGGGPDPYYLKGGKMLRPEKWNACFDTEGRVTGFHKTLKFIVLGVSSLTDTVPFMLERLISSCCTYAHLRQIIPG is encoded by the exons ATGTCCCAGCCCCGCAGGCCCAGCAGTACTGCCGGCGGGGATTCCATCAGGTCATGGATCATGTGCGGCGGCCACCTCCAGCGCGGCGTCGGCTCCCTCGTCCGCGAACACCCCTGCGGCGGGGGCCCCGACCCCTACTACCTCAAG GGGGGCAAGATGCTCAGGCCAGAGAAATGGAACGCTTGCTTCGATACCGAAGGAAGGGTCACAGGGTTCCATAAGACCCTAAAGTTCATCGTCTTGGGAGTGAGTTCACTAACTGATACCGTTCCTTTCATGCTTGAAAGACTTATTTCATCTTGCTGCACCTACGCACACCTGAGGCAGATCATACCAGGATGA